In Hippocampus zosterae strain Florida chromosome 3, ASM2543408v3, whole genome shotgun sequence, a genomic segment contains:
- the zgc:153031 gene encoding LOW QUALITY PROTEIN: zgc:153031 (The sequence of the model RefSeq protein was modified relative to this genomic sequence to represent the inferred CDS: inserted 3 bases in 3 codons), which produces MLSGRCXEEFTHPVDXDLIEIQASRRDWXGFLDMEDGHRIVQKKPVRVIAAVCKERGIGKNGTLPWNLPSEFQYFLRSVTQVSKPGKFNMLVWGKLCWFSNPQTMFPMANVLNAVLSETLATVPDYAHFLCQDLKSAVLLAAQYPLADLIETIWVVGGTRVYKDALDHPWCDLVFLTDIMAEFECDVFFPEMDPQVFKKVQERFAGVPSGIHEENGIKYQFQVFKRNDEERNEENVLNDS; this is translated from the exons ATGCTCAGTGGGCGGT CAGAAGAGTTCACTCATCCGGTAG ACGATCTGATCGAGATCCAAGCTTCGCGTAGGGACT CTGGGTTTCTGGATATGGAAGACGGTCACCGGATTGTGCAGAAGAAACCCGTACGCGTTATCGCAGCGGTGTGCAAAGAAAGGGGCATCGGAAAAAATGGCACACTGCCCTGGAATCTACC atCTGAATTCCAGTACTTTCTCCGCAGTGTTACACAAGTCTCCAAACCAG gAAAGTTTAATATGTTGGTGTGGGGCAAACTGTGCTGGTTCTCCAACCCTCAGACTATGTTCCCAATGGCTAATGTTTTGAATGCAGTCCTGAGTGAAACACTGGC GACAGTTCCAGATTATGCCCATTTCCTGTGTCAGGACCTGAAGAGTGCTGTCCTTTTGGCAGCACAGTACCCGCTCGCAGACTTGATTGAGACCATTTGGGTTGTTGGAGGCACTCGGGTCTACAAG GATGCACTGGATCATCCCTGGTGTGATTTAGTGTTCCTGACTGATATCATGGCTGAATTTGAGTGTGATGTCTTCTTCCCTGAGATGGATCCACAAGTTTTCAAGAAGGTGCAAGAAAG ATTTGCTGGAGTCCCAAGTGGAATCCACGAGGAGAATGGCATTAAATATCAATTCCAGGTATTCAAGCGGAATGATGAAGAGAGAAATGAAGAGAATGTTTTGAACGACAGTTAA